The Paramisgurnus dabryanus chromosome 3, PD_genome_1.1, whole genome shotgun sequence genome includes a window with the following:
- the LOC135744947 gene encoding parvalbumin, thymic CPV3-like encodes MRPRMVLLFDAALLVWTMSISSILCADSIQNALKDFKAPDSFHPKKFFQLSGMTKKSPQDLKKVFKMMDKDDSGYIEEDELKVFLQRFSADARLLTDKETKAFLATAADNSNGKIGAEKFQAFVLS; translated from the exons ATGCGGCCTCGGATGGTTTTGCTCTTTGATGCTGCATTACTCGTTTG GACCATGTCTATCTCATCTATCCTTTGTGCTGATAGCATCCAAAATGCGCTCAAGGACTTTAAAG CACCAGACTCCTTTCATCCCAAAAAGTTCTTCCAGCTGTCTGGTATGACAAAGAAAAGCCCTCAAGATCTGAAGAAGGTGTTTAAGATGATGGACAAAGATGACAGTGGATATATTGAGGAGGATGAACTCAA GGTTTTCTTGCAGCGGTTCTCAGCTGATGCTCGTTTACTGACTGATAAGGAGACCAAGGCTTTCCTAGCAACAGCTGCGGATAACAGCAATGGCAAGATTGGAGCAGAAA AATTCCAGGCTTTTGTTCTGTCTTGA